A window of Fragaria vesca subsp. vesca linkage group LG7, FraVesHawaii_1.0, whole genome shotgun sequence contains these coding sequences:
- the LOC101306275 gene encoding eukaryotic translation initiation factor 4G-like: protein MSFNQSRSDKNETQYRKTGRSAASNQQHRGYSPVYPKGAGAAGPAPSISSQRSFKKTNNNAQGGQSRGNVAPVNPSDPGSASTPRSGIPNGAHVQPQYHGAMEPTVTNTAPKQTEPLVAQRGPRAVPKAPASQSASVNSDSRGPSTPVKPPGDASKGFSFQFGSISPGLMNGMQIPARTSSAPPNLDEQKRDQARHESFRPAPALPTPSVPKQQLPRKDQHSVDQSSAAETHLQPKAKKDVQVSPAPPASQSQKPSGPPMPGISMAMPFHQPQVSLQFGGPNQQIQSQGMPPNSLQMPMPIPLPIGSSQVQQPVFVSGLQPHPMQPPNIMHQGQNLGFTSQMGPQLPQLGNLGIGIGPQFPQQQGGKFAAPRKTPVKITHPDTHEELRLDKRADSYQDGGSSAARTHPNVSQSQPMPPFAGSHPTSYYNSYNTSLFFPSPNSHPLTSSHMPPNSQAPRFSYPVSQGPPQSMPFMNPSAHPPTLDHARDVHSKIASVPSTAIPVTVKPAVDSSANSAASVEKNEFSKTSRPAGEVISSHAQRFPGSDPSINKSLPVVAKVSAAVPAAPSVEGQVSSSLSSTSVASAEESVPVVNATEARKKESLSRSNSIKDQQKKPAKKGSTQPQHQLLEQSSSTSSVPSQEHAVSSSIGVSQPKEGNTVPVSESIGSVSESVGVSSSNVSLDTTDVSDSKTETVQEGAISSSDVGHHSQIGNSSLLDEQGKQELVGADNQSEGSLSEGYKQEASSPSISSESTSVKSMESANKAAEHSVGKETAKGNVFGTSETAGVKDHHVGCNSELDAINASSRRSDSVGNIEVASTELSGPDLPSAAFQSTDLSGTTSKQEGESVDITRGGGSVENIGSGGDSITVSGSKDKPLHELSRTKSSLSKTKKKRKEILSKADAAGGTSDLYGAYKDPADKKDVASSESSESTSTSILSKQEAADSTQQVAVVRDEGAPSKAEPDDWEDAADISTPKLDPSNSGEQAHGDLDGSGYGAKKYSRDFLLKFSMQFLDLPEGFEITSDISEILNANVNAFASVDYDSIPSPGRIIDRPGGGRIDRRGSGMIEDDRWNKGGNANFRPVQGVNYGVLRSPGPRGQAQHVRGILPGPIAGSQGGMQRNNPDADRWQRATNFQPKGLMPSPQTPLQVMHKAERKYEVGKVSDEEQAKQRQLKAILNKLTPQNFEKLFEQVKAVNIDNATTLTGVISQIFDKALMEPTFCEMYANFCFYLAAELPDFSEDNEKITFKRLLLNKCQEEFERGEREQEEANKADEEGEVKQSEEEREEKRIKARRRMLGNIRLIGELYKKKMLTERIMHECIKKLLGQQQTPDEEDIEALCKLMSTIGEMIDHSKAKEHMDAYFERVKSLSNNKNLSSRVRFMLKDTIDLRKNRWQQRRKVEGPKKIEEVHRDAAQERQAQASRLSRGPGMNPSARRGPPMEFSPRGSTVVSPSNAQIGGFRGMPSPARGFGSQDARTDVRVDERHSYEGRTPVPLTQRPMGDESITLGPQGGLARGMSVRGPPSMSAAPLPELSHNPGDSRRMTTGLNGFSSHSERATYNPREDLILRIVPDRFGGPAAYDQSSGPERNISFGGRDPRSSDRSFDRSLTAPPTRSHGAALTQNVPSDMSEEYLRDKSLGAIKEFYSARDEKEVALCIKDLNSPSFHPTMISLWVTDSFERKDRERDLFTKLLINLTKSQDGSLSQSHLIKGFEATLSTLEDAVTDAPRAPEFLARIFARAILENVVSLNQIGQLIREGGEEPGSLLEAGLAGNVLGNILEIIQSEKGESGLNEIRTSSNLRLENFRPPDPLKSRMLEKFL, encoded by the exons ATGTCCTTCAATCAATCAAGGTCGGATAAGAACGAGACGCAGTATCGTAAAACAGGGCGATCCGCGGCCTCCAATCAGCAGCACAGGGGATACTCACCCGTTTACCCTAAGGGCGCCGGCGCCGCTGGCCCCGCCCCTTCCATCTCCTCCCAACGCAG CTTCAAGAAGACTAATAACAATGCACAAGGAGGGCAATCCAGGGGGAATGTAGCCCCTGTAAATCCTTCGGATCCCGGAAGTGCTTCTACACCGCGGAGCGGTATACCGAATGGCGCCCATGTACAGCCGCAATATCACG GAGCCATGGAGCCAACTGTTACAAACACAGCTCCCAAGCAAACAGAACCATTAGTCGCACAGAGAGGCCCTCGAGCTGTTCCGAAGGCTCCAGCTTCTCAGTCTGCCTCCGTGAATTCTGACTCAAGAGGGCCCAGTACTCCTGTAAAAC CCCCAGGGGATGCGTCCAAGGGATTTTCGTTTCAGTTTGGGTCCATAAGTCCTGGTCTGATGAATGGGATGCAG ATTCCGGCTCGAACTAGCTCAGCTCCCCCAAATTTGGATGAGCAGAAGCGCGACCAG GCACGGCATGAGTCCTTTAGACCAGCACCGGCATTGCCAACCCCTTCTGTTCCTAAGCAGCAGTTACCTAGGAAAGATCAACATTCTGTCGACCAATCTAGTGCCGCTGAGACTCATCTGCAACCCAAGGCCAAAAAGGATGTGCAAGTGTCACCTGCACCCCCTGCTAGTCAATCTCAGAAACCTTCTGGTCCTCCAATGCCTGGTATCTCTATGGCAATGCCATTTCACCAGCCACAGGTTTCTCTGCAGTTTGGTGGCCCCAACCAGCAGATTCAATCTCAGGGTATGCCTCCCAATTCACTCCAAATGCCAATGCCAATTCCGTTACCAATAGGTAGCAGTCAAGTACAGCAGCCAGTGTTCGTTTCAGGTCTGCAACCCCATCCCATGCAGCCTCCAAATATTATGCATCAGGGCCAGAACCTGGGTTTTACCTCCCAAATGGGTCCACAGCTGCCTCAGTTGGGCAACTTGGGGATCGGCATAGGTCCTCAGTTCCCCCAACAGCAAGGTGGCAAGTTTGCTGCCCCTCGTAAAACCCCTGTCAAGATTACCCATCCAGATACACATGAAGAGTTAAGGCTTGATAAACGGGCAGATTCATATCAAGATGGTGGCTCGTCAGCCGCCAGGACTCACCCGAATGTTTCTCAATCTCAGCCCATGCCTCCATTTGCCGGTTCTCATCCTACAAGCTATTACAATTCTTACAATACGAGCCTGTTTTTTCCATCTCCGAATTCACATCCTTTAACAAGTAGTCACATGCCACCCAATTCACAAGCACCACGATTTAGCTATCCAGTGAGCCAGGGTCCACCCCAAAGTATGCCTTTCATGAATCCGTCAGCTCACCCACCTACCCTGGATCATGCACGGGATGTACATAGTAAAATTGCCTCTGTTCCATCCACAGCTATTCCTGTTACTGTTAAACCAGCTGTTGACTCATCGGCAAACAGTGCAGCTTCTGTTGAAAAAAATGAATTTTCAAAGACATCAAGGCCGGCTGGAGAAGTGATATCATCTCATGCTCAAAGGTTTCCTGGCAGTGACCCATCAATTAATAAATCATTGCCAGTTGTGGCAAAAGTGTCTGCAGCTGTGCCAGCTGCTCCTTCTGTTGAAGGCCAGGTTTCAAGTTCTTTATCCTCTACTTCAGTTGCCTCAGCAGAGGAGTCTGTACCAGTTGTAAATGCCACTGAAGCCAGAAAAAAGGAATCCCTTAGTCGGTCAAACTCAATTAAAGATCAGCAGAAGAAACCAGCCAAGAAAGGGAGTACTCAACCACAGCATCAG CTTCTTGAGCAATCTAGCTCTACATCAAGCGTTCCCTCTCAGGAACATGCTGTTTCTTCTAGTATTGGTGTTTCTCAACCTAAAGAGGGTAATACAGTTCCTGTTTCAGAAAGCATTGGGTCTGTGTCAGAATCAGTCGGGGTATCATCATCAAATGTTAGTTTGGACACTACAGATGTTTCCGACTCAAAGACTGAAACAGTTCAAGAAGGCGCCATCTCCTCTTCTGATGTTGGTCATCATAGTCAAATAGGAAACTCTTCGCTGCTGGATGAACAAGGAAAACAAGAATTGGTTGGAGCAGATAACCAGTCGGAAGGAAGTTTGTCTGAAGGATACAAACAGGAAGCTAGTAGTCCTAGTATTTCTTCAGAATCTACCTCTGTGAAAAGTATGGAATCTGCTAACAAAGCAGCAGAGCACTCTGTCGGAAAGGAAACTGCCAAAGGCAATGTTTTTGGAACTTCTGAAACTGCAGGAGTCAAAGATCACCATGTCGGTTGCAATTCAGAATTAGATGCGATAAATGCCTCTTCAAGAAGAAGTGATAGTGTGGGTAATATTGAAGTTGCTTCTACAGAACTTAGTGGGCCAGATCTGCCCTCTGCTGCTTTTCAATCCACAGATCTGTCAGGTACTACTTCAAAGCAAGAAGGGGAAAGTGTGGATATTACTAGGGGTGGGGGAAGTGTTGAGAATATTGGTAGTGGTGGTGATTCAATTACAGTGTCAGGTTCGAAGGATAAACCCCTCCACGAACTGAGTAGAACTAAGAGTTCTCTTTCAAAGACGAAGAAGAAAAGAAAAGAAATTCTTTCTAAGGCTGATGCTGCTGGGGGAACCTCTGATCTATATGGGGCTTATAAGGACCCTGCAGACAAGAAAGATGTAGCATCATCTGAAAGCAGTGAGAGCACTTCTACTAGCATATTGTCAAAGCAGGAAGCTGCTGATTCTACTCAGCAAGTTGCTGTTGTCAGAGATGAAGGTGCACCGAGTAAAGCTGAGCCAGATGACTGGGAAGATGCTGCTGACATCTCTACTCCCAAACTGGATCCCTCAAATAGTGGAGAACAGGCCCATGGTGACTTAGATGGGAGTGGATATGGGGCAAAGAAGTATTCCAGAGATTTTCTTCTGAAGTTCTCTATGCAGTTTCTTGACCTACCGGAGGGTTTTGAGATTACGTCTGATATATCAGAAATTTTGAATGCCAATGTAAATGCTTTTGCTTCTGTCGATTATGATTCAATCCCAAGTCCTGGACGGATTATTGACAGGCCAGGGGGAGGAAGAATTGACCGACGTGGGAGTGGAATGATTGAAGATGATAGGTGGAACAAAGGTGGTAATGCCAATTTCCGACCTGTCCAAGGAGTAAATTATGGTGTTTTGAGGAGTCCAGGTCCACGGGGACAAGCTCAGCATGTTAGAGGGATCCTACCTGGGCCGATTGCAGGTTCACAGGGAGGGATGCAAAGAAATAACCCTGATGCTGACAGGTGGCAGCGAGCTACAAACTTTCAACCAAAGGGTTTGATGCCTTCACCACAGACTCCATTACAGGTGATGCACAAAGCTGAGAGGAAGTATGAAGTCGGTAAAGTCAGTGATGAAGAACAGGCTAAGCAAAGGCAGTTGAAGGCAATATTAAACAAGCTGACTCCCCAGAATTTTGAAAAACTGTTTGAGCAAGTAAAAGCTGTAAATATTGATAATGCCACAACACTGACAGGTGTAATCTCACAAATCTTTGATAAGGCTCTAATGGAGCCTACTTTCTGTGAGATGTATGCGAACTTCTGCTTTTATCTTGCCGCAGAGTTGCCTGATTTCAGTGAAGACAATGAAAAGATAACCTTTAAGAGGTTGCTTTTGAATAAGTGTCAGGAGGAATTTGAGAGGGGAGAAAGAGAACAAGAGGAAGCCAATAAGGCTGATGAGGAGGGTGAGGTGAAACAATCTGAAGAAGAAAGAGAAGAGAAAAGAATTAAAGCACGGAGACGAATGTTGGGTAATATTAGATTAATTGGGGAGTTATACAAGAAGAAAATGTTGACTGAGAGAATAATGCATGAGTGCATTAAGAAGTTGTTAGGTCAGCAGCAGACTCCAGATGAGGAGGATATTGAAGCTTTGTGCAAACTAATGAGCACAATTGGGGAGATGATTGATCATTCGAAAGCCAAGGAGCACATGGATGCATATTTTGAGAGGGTGAAAAGTTTATCGAATAATAAGAATTTATCATCTAGGGTCAGGTTTATGTTGAAAGATACCATAGACTTGCGAAAGAACAGATGGCAGCAGAGGAGGAAAGTTGAAGGACCGAAAAAGATTGAGGAAGTGCACAGAGATGCTGCGCAAGAACGACAGGCACAAGCTAGTAGGCTGAGCCGTGGTCCAGGAATGAATCCATCAGCGAGAAGGGGGCCTCCCATGGAATTTAGTCCTAGAGGGTCGACTGTGGTATCTCCATCAAATGCACAAATTGGTGGGTTCCGTGGGATGCCCTCCCCAGCTCGTGGTTTTGGCAGTCAGGACGCCCGTACAGATGTCCGTGTAGATGAAAGACATTCTTATGAGGGTAGGACCCCAGTTCCCTTGACTCAAAGACCCATGGGTGATGAGTCCATCACTTTGGGTCCCCAGGGTGGTCTTGCCAGAGGAATGTCTGTCAGAGGACCACCATCGATGTCGGCTGCTCCACTCCCTGAGTTATCTCATAACCCTGGAGACTCCAGGAGGATGACAACTGGTTTGAATGGTTTCAGTTCCCACTCAGAGCGGGCAACTTACAACCCCAGGGAGGATTTAATACTGAGAATTGTGCCTGATAGATTTGGAGGTCCTGCTGCTTATGATCAGTCAAGTGGACCAGAGCGTAATATAAGTTTTGGTGGGAGGGATCCACGGAGTTCAGATCGTAGTTTTGATAGATCTCTTACTGCACCGCCTACTCGCTCACATGGGGCAGCTTTAACACAAAATGTTCCTTCAGATATGTCGGAAGAATATCTTAGAGATAAGTCGTTGGGAGCAATTAAGGAATTTTACAG CGCCCGAGACGAGAAGGAAGTTGCTCTATGCATCAAAGACTTGAACTCACCAAGCTTCCATCCGACAATGATATCTCTTTGGGTCACAGACTCATTTGAGAGGAAGGACAGAGAAAGAGATCTCTTCACAAAGCTTCTAATTAATCTTACCAAGTCCCAGGATGGATCTTTGAGTCAATCCCATCTCATCAAAGG GTTTGAAGCTACTCTCTCCACCTTGGAGGATGCCGTGACTGATGCACCTAGAGCACCAGAGTTTCTTGCCCGGATATTTGCCAGAGCCATTTTAGAAAATGTAGTTTCCTTGAATCAGATTGGGCAGTTAATACGTGAAGGTGGAGAGGAGCCAGGAAGTCTTTTGGAAGCAGGGCTTGCAGGCAATGTTCTTGGAAATATCTTGGAGATTATCCAATCAGAAAAAGGAGAGAGTGGTCTCAATGAGATTCGTACGTCCTCCAACTTGCGGTTGGAGAATTTCCGGCCTCCAGATCCTCTCAAGTCAAGGATGCTAGAGAAATTTCTTTAG